One region of Flavobacterium pisciphilum genomic DNA includes:
- a CDS encoding helix-turn-helix transcriptional regulator, whose amino-acid sequence MNESVGNKLKKLRKSKDLSQEQVASSLHVSQSTYARIERGESSSWASHINKICEVFKISPEDLVKDEIGEDKEDNSDLNETFIINQLSDKIIEQYEARIKELKKVIKDLRRKRNI is encoded by the coding sequence ATGAATGAATCAGTAGGAAATAAGCTAAAAAAATTACGAAAAAGCAAAGATCTATCACAAGAACAAGTGGCAAGTTCGTTGCATGTGTCACAATCTACGTATGCACGTATAGAGAGAGGGGAGAGTAGTTCATGGGCAAGCCATATTAATAAAATATGTGAGGTCTTTAAAATAAGTCCAGAAGATTTGGTAAAGGATGAAATAGGAGAGGATAAAGAGGATAACAGCGATTTAAATGAAACATTTATTATCAATCAATTGTCAGATAAAATAATAGAACAATACGAAGCTCGAATAAAAGAGTTGAAAAAAGTGATAAAAGATTTAAGGAGAAAGCGGAATATATAA
- a CDS encoding helix-turn-helix domain-containing protein produces the protein MNVIIGNKLKELRKSKNISQEEAADYLHLSQSAYARIESGQSNSWASHINKICEIFKISPEDLVKDEIGEDKEDNSDLNETFIINQLSDKIIEQYEARIKELKKVIKDLKRKRNI, from the coding sequence ATGAATGTGATTATCGGAAATAAGTTAAAAGAACTCAGAAAAAGTAAAAACATTTCACAAGAAGAGGCAGCAGATTATTTGCATTTATCTCAATCAGCTTATGCTAGGATCGAAAGTGGTCAAAGCAATTCTTGGGCAAGCCATATTAATAAAATATGTGAGATCTTTAAAATAAGTCCAGAAGATTTGGTAAAGGATGAAATAGGAGAGGATAAAGAGGATAATAGCGATTTAAATGAAACATTTATTATTAATCAATTGTCAGATAAAATAATAGAACAATATGAAGCTCGAATAAAAGAGTTGAAAAAAGTGATAAAAGATTTAAAGAGAAAGCGGAATATATAA
- a CDS encoding aspartate kinase gives MRVFKFGGASVKDAEGIKNVYDVLQKVGYEDVLLVVSAMGKTTNALEVVIKNYFEKSSELNSSVQEVKKYHNQILLDLFEDEKHEVFTAVNAFFSELEYFLAHNKSPNYNFVYDQIVSFGELISTTILSHFMNFMGVQTQWIDVRNFIKTNATYRDAEVDWELTQKNIGKNVKRNMLNITQGFLGADENNFTTTLGREGSDYTAAIFAYCLNAESVTIWKDVPGVMNADPRYFENASLLNQISYREAIELAFYGATVIHPKTLQPLQKKEIPLYVKSFINPLLKGTSVSKGVDLEPYLPCFIVKRNQLLISLSSIDFSFIMEENISEIFALFHEFKIKVNLIQNSAISFSVCVEDKFENFNDLNAILSKKFKVDFSENVTLYTIRHFDDKAAETVEENKVVLLKQVSRETMQVVTKEVD, from the coding sequence ATGAGAGTATTCAAATTTGGTGGTGCCTCAGTAAAAGATGCTGAAGGAATTAAAAACGTATATGACGTTTTGCAAAAAGTAGGTTATGAAGATGTATTGCTTGTAGTTTCGGCTATGGGAAAAACCACAAACGCTCTTGAGGTTGTAATAAAGAATTATTTCGAGAAATCTAGCGAGTTAAATTCGTCAGTGCAAGAAGTAAAAAAATACCATAATCAGATATTGCTGGATTTATTTGAGGATGAAAAACATGAAGTTTTTACTGCTGTAAATGCTTTTTTTTCAGAGTTAGAATATTTTCTTGCTCATAACAAATCTCCTAACTACAACTTTGTTTATGACCAAATTGTAAGCTTTGGAGAATTGATTTCAACTACTATTTTAAGTCATTTTATGAATTTTATGGGCGTTCAGACCCAATGGATTGATGTACGTAACTTTATAAAAACCAATGCAACTTACAGAGATGCAGAAGTAGATTGGGAATTAACCCAAAAAAATATTGGCAAAAACGTAAAACGAAACATGCTAAACATCACACAAGGATTCTTAGGTGCTGATGAAAACAACTTTACTACAACTTTAGGTCGTGAGGGATCTGATTATACTGCTGCTATTTTTGCTTATTGCCTAAATGCAGAAAGTGTTACTATCTGGAAAGATGTACCTGGAGTAATGAATGCTGACCCACGTTATTTTGAAAATGCAAGTTTACTTAATCAAATTTCATATCGTGAAGCTATAGAATTAGCTTTTTATGGAGCAACAGTTATACACCCAAAAACATTACAACCTCTACAGAAAAAAGAGATTCCATTGTATGTAAAATCTTTTATAAACCCATTATTAAAAGGAACAAGTGTTTCTAAAGGAGTAGATCTAGAACCTTATTTACCTTGCTTTATTGTAAAGAGAAACCAGCTTTTAATTTCTCTTTCATCAATAGATTTTTCTTTTATTATGGAAGAAAATATCAGTGAGATTTTTGCCTTATTCCATGAATTTAAGATTAAAGTAAATTTAATTCAAAACTCAGCAATTAGTTTTTCTGTTTGTGTAGAAGACAAATTTGAGAACTTCAATGACTTGAATGCAATACTTTCTAAAAAATTCAAAGTTGATTTCAGCGAAAATGTAACCTTATACACCATTCGTCATTTTGACGATAAAGCTGCTGAAACAGTAGAAGAAAACAAAGTTGTTTTATTAAAACAAGTAAGCCGTGAAACTATGCAAGTGGTAACGAAAGAAGTAGATTAA
- a CDS encoding GNAT family N-acetyltransferase: MNIRKGNPEDMKAVLSLIQELAIFENEPDAVLITESDLVRDGFGENPLFHVFVAEVDTEIVGIALYYYRFSTWKGKTIHLEDLIVKDKMRGSGLGMALYSEIMEQAKKDKVRRVEWNVLNWNTPAVKFYENTGAKIFEEWRVVQMDETGIDTFLEKNKN; encoded by the coding sequence ATGAATATTAGAAAAGGGAATCCTGAAGACATGAAAGCTGTTTTAAGCTTGATTCAGGAACTAGCCATATTCGAAAATGAACCCGATGCAGTTTTGATTACTGAGAGCGATTTGGTTCGGGATGGCTTTGGCGAAAATCCTCTTTTTCATGTATTTGTAGCCGAGGTCGATACCGAAATAGTTGGAATTGCCTTATACTATTATCGATTCTCGACTTGGAAAGGCAAAACAATACATTTAGAGGATTTGATCGTTAAAGACAAAATGCGTGGATCTGGTTTAGGAATGGCATTGTACTCCGAAATAATGGAGCAGGCAAAAAAAGATAAAGTAAGAAGAGTTGAATGGAATGTACTCAATTGGAATACCCCTGCAGTTAAATTCTACGAAAACACTGGTGCTAAAATATTTGAAGAGTGGCGTGTCGTTCAAATGGACGAAACTGGAATCGATACATTTTTAGAGAAAAACAAAAATTAA
- the fbp gene encoding class 1 fructose-bisphosphatase, translated as MEERNKTLGEFIIENQKAFQYSSGELSRIINSIRLAAKVVNYKVNKAGLVDIVGAAGEQNIQGEDQQKLDVYANEVFIQTLINREIVCGIASEENDDFITVQGSDNSHNNKYVVLMDPLDGSSNIDVNVSVGTIFSVYRRITPIGTPVTLEDFLQPGVNQVAAGYVIYGTSTMLVYTTGHGVNGFTLNPAIGTFYLSHPNMKYSKDGKIYSVNEGNYVHFPQGVKDYIKYCQHEEDDRPYTSRYIGSLVSDFHRNMIKGGIYLYPTSSKAPKGKLRLLYECNPMAFVAEQAGGKASDGFNRIMEINPTELHQRVPFFCGSYNMVEKAEEFMLKAK; from the coding sequence ATGGAAGAACGCAATAAAACATTAGGTGAGTTTATCATCGAAAACCAAAAAGCATTTCAATATTCGTCTGGGGAGTTATCCAGAATCATTAATTCTATACGATTGGCTGCAAAAGTGGTTAATTATAAAGTTAACAAAGCCGGCTTGGTGGATATTGTTGGAGCAGCAGGAGAGCAAAACATACAAGGTGAAGATCAGCAAAAACTGGATGTGTATGCAAATGAAGTTTTTATTCAAACTTTAATCAATCGTGAGATTGTTTGCGGAATTGCTTCAGAAGAAAACGATGATTTTATTACTGTTCAAGGAAGTGATAATAGTCATAACAATAAGTATGTAGTATTGATGGATCCGCTAGATGGCTCGTCTAATATTGATGTAAATGTTTCTGTAGGAACTATTTTTTCGGTTTATAGAAGAATTACACCAATAGGGACTCCAGTTACGCTTGAGGATTTTTTACAACCAGGAGTAAATCAAGTTGCAGCAGGATATGTAATTTATGGAACTTCAACAATGTTGGTTTACACTACAGGTCATGGTGTAAATGGATTTACTTTGAATCCTGCGATTGGAACATTTTATTTGTCACACCCGAATATGAAATATTCAAAAGATGGAAAAATTTATTCTGTCAATGAAGGAAACTATGTTCATTTTCCTCAGGGAGTAAAAGATTATATTAAATATTGTCAGCATGAAGAAGATGACAGACCTTATACTTCAAGATATATCGGAAGTTTGGTATCTGATTTTCATCGAAACATGATTAAAGGTGGAATTTATTTGTATCCAACAAGTAGTAAAGCACCAAAAGGAAAGCTTCGTTTATTATACGAATGTAATCCGATGGCATTTGTTGCAGAGCAAGCTGGAGGGAAAGCATCGGATGGTTTTAATAGAATCATGGAAATTAATCCAACCGAATTACACCAACGTGTTCCTTTCTTTTGTGGAAGCTATAATATGGTCGAAAAAGCAGAAGAGTTTATGCTTAAAGCTAAATAA
- a CDS encoding TerB family tellurite resistance protein yields MSFSDLFDSEFKLRNKGHFSAIVRVALADGKTNQEEKAFLDKLASRLEISDEEYKEILADPMKHPINAPYLYSQRLERLYDLARMVHVDHQMGDSQEIMLRRFGLALGFTPGNVNYIIAKALSLVDKKVDLDTFTFEMQNMNK; encoded by the coding sequence ATGTCATTTTCAGATTTATTTGATAGCGAATTTAAACTAAGAAATAAAGGTCACTTTTCGGCTATTGTTCGCGTAGCCCTTGCTGATGGAAAAACTAATCAAGAAGAAAAAGCCTTTTTAGATAAGTTAGCTTCTAGATTAGAAATTTCAGATGAAGAATACAAAGAGATTCTTGCTGACCCTATGAAACACCCAATAAACGCACCTTATTTGTATTCTCAACGTTTAGAGCGTTTATACGATTTGGCTCGTATGGTACATGTAGATCACCAAATGGGAGACAGTCAAGAAATTATGTTAAGAAGATTTGGATTAGCACTAGGATTTACTCCTGGAAACGTAAACTACATCATTGCAAAAGCACTTTCATTAGTAGATAAAAAAGTAGATTTAGATACTTTTACTTTCGAAATGCAGAATATGAATAAATAA
- a CDS encoding HupE/UreJ family protein, protein MSDFWIYFQIGLKHVLDIHAYDHVMFLMALTIPYAFKDWKRILLLVTVFTVGHTLALLLSVYGIITIKVNIVEFLIPITILITAFFNFFTAGKSSKTESINLVFFITLFFGIIHGLGFSNYFRTILGGSPTSKLLPLAEFALGIEAAQIIVVFVVLIISYIVQTIFRFSKRDWTLAMSAFIIGVVIPMVIESEIWSR, encoded by the coding sequence ATGTCAGATTTTTGGATTTATTTTCAAATAGGATTAAAACACGTTCTAGATATTCATGCATACGATCACGTAATGTTTTTAATGGCCTTAACCATTCCTTATGCGTTTAAAGATTGGAAGAGAATTTTGCTGCTTGTGACTGTTTTTACTGTTGGTCACACATTAGCTTTATTGCTTTCGGTTTATGGAATTATTACTATTAAAGTAAATATTGTCGAATTTTTAATTCCGATAACTATTTTAATAACAGCCTTTTTTAACTTTTTTACAGCAGGAAAATCATCTAAAACGGAGAGTATTAATTTAGTGTTTTTTATAACACTTTTCTTTGGAATAATTCATGGTTTGGGGTTTTCTAATTATTTTAGAACGATATTAGGGGGGAGTCCAACATCAAAATTGTTGCCTTTGGCAGAATTTGCATTAGGGATTGAGGCGGCTCAAATTATTGTGGTTTTTGTAGTTTTAATAATCTCATATATTGTTCAAACAATTTTCCGTTTTTCAAAACGTGATTGGACTTTGGCTATGTCGGCTTTTATAATAGGAGTTGTAATCCCGATGGTTATTGAGAGCGAAATATGGAGTAGATAA
- a CDS encoding deoxycytidylate deaminase — protein MKKEKLNRYDKAYLRIAKEWSLLSYCKRKQVGAIIVKDRMIISDGYNGTPSGFENCCEDEEGLTRWDVLHAEANAILKVARSTQSCEGATLYITLSPCKECSKLIHQSGIKRVVYQNGYRDDAGIQFLIKAGVEVEHIPVLEE, from the coding sequence ATGAAAAAAGAAAAATTAAATAGATACGACAAAGCTTATTTGCGAATTGCAAAAGAATGGAGCCTGTTGTCGTATTGTAAGAGAAAGCAAGTTGGTGCAATTATCGTAAAAGACCGGATGATTATTTCTGATGGATATAACGGTACGCCATCTGGGTTTGAGAACTGTTGTGAGGATGAAGAAGGGTTAACACGCTGGGATGTTTTACATGCCGAAGCCAATGCTATTTTAAAAGTAGCCCGATCAACTCAATCTTGTGAAGGAGCAACTTTGTATATAACGCTTTCCCCTTGTAAAGAATGTAGTAAATTAATTCATCAATCGGGAATAAAAAGGGTAGTTTACCAAAATGGATATCGCGATGACGCTGGGATTCAGTTTTTAATAAAAGCAGGAGTAGAAGTCGAGCATATCCCCGTATTAGAAGAGTAG
- a CDS encoding S41 family peptidase yields MKFNTKYLPIVIGAALALGTVLGSLLSTPAQDQFLAKNNSKNKLNKLIDFINNEYVDSINTDSIVNLTVDNILSKLDPHSVYIPPSEQAEVAESMKGDFVGIGVNFYMYRDSVAIIKPIENGPSAKAGIQAGDRILYVGKTKLFGRRLPSDSLFAKLKGKKGTEIELTVYRKSEQKKLKVKIKRDIIPIKSVDVSMLLDKSTGYIKINRFAETTYAEFKSGLTKLKQKGIQSLIIDLRDNGGGYMEEAVAIADEFLKDKQLIVFTKNKNGETEKTYATGSGSFENGKVSVLINENSASASEILAGAIQDNDRGNIIGRRSFGKGLVQREMDFNDGSAVRLTVARYYTPTGRSIQKPYSHGNEDYFKESDSRFNNGELYSKDSIKVVDTLKYKTPKGKIVYGGGGIVPDVFVPIEIEHGSEGSAYLLQTGIVGHFVFEQLDKNRKAFTGLNYQEFVAKMKATDDYFKLFQKYLFKNGLDLKLEKNKEIISRYITAEFARQLYGEIYYYDTILKNDAMIKAVLNPKK; encoded by the coding sequence ATGAAATTCAATACTAAATATTTGCCAATAGTTATTGGAGCAGCTTTAGCTCTAGGAACTGTACTTGGAAGCTTGTTAAGTACTCCAGCGCAGGACCAGTTTTTGGCTAAAAATAACTCTAAGAACAAGCTCAATAAATTAATTGATTTCATTAATAATGAGTATGTCGATAGTATCAATACAGATTCTATTGTTAATCTTACAGTTGATAATATTCTATCGAAATTAGATCCTCATTCCGTTTATATTCCGCCAAGCGAACAAGCAGAGGTTGCCGAAAGCATGAAAGGTGATTTTGTGGGAATTGGGGTGAATTTTTATATGTATAGAGATTCAGTTGCCATAATTAAACCAATAGAAAATGGTCCTTCGGCAAAAGCAGGAATTCAGGCAGGAGATAGGATTTTATACGTTGGAAAAACTAAATTATTTGGGCGAAGACTTCCGTCAGATAGTTTATTTGCTAAATTAAAAGGCAAAAAAGGGACAGAAATAGAACTTACTGTTTATCGAAAATCAGAACAAAAGAAATTAAAGGTTAAGATAAAAAGAGACATTATTCCTATAAAGAGTGTTGATGTCTCAATGCTATTGGATAAAAGTACTGGATATATAAAGATAAATCGTTTTGCAGAAACGACTTATGCTGAGTTTAAATCAGGTTTAACCAAGTTAAAGCAAAAAGGGATTCAGTCTCTCATCATAGATCTTCGTGACAATGGAGGAGGATATATGGAAGAAGCAGTTGCAATTGCTGATGAATTCTTGAAAGACAAGCAGCTTATCGTTTTTACTAAAAATAAAAATGGCGAAACTGAAAAAACGTATGCTACAGGAAGTGGTAGTTTTGAAAACGGAAAAGTGTCAGTTTTAATCAATGAAAATAGTGCTTCGGCAAGTGAAATCTTGGCAGGGGCAATTCAAGATAATGATAGAGGAAATATAATAGGTCGTCGTTCATTCGGAAAAGGGTTGGTACAACGTGAAATGGATTTTAACGATGGATCTGCTGTTCGATTAACTGTTGCGAGGTATTATACACCTACAGGACGCTCTATTCAGAAGCCTTATAGTCATGGAAACGAAGACTACTTTAAAGAGTCAGATTCGCGTTTCAATAATGGAGAATTATACAGTAAGGACAGTATTAAAGTTGTTGATACATTAAAGTATAAAACACCAAAAGGTAAAATTGTTTATGGTGGCGGTGGTATCGTTCCAGATGTTTTTGTGCCTATTGAAATAGAACATGGTAGTGAAGGTTCTGCTTATTTATTGCAAACAGGAATTGTAGGGCATTTTGTTTTTGAGCAATTGGATAAAAACCGCAAGGCATTCACAGGATTAAATTATCAAGAATTTGTTGCTAAAATGAAGGCAACAGATGACTATTTTAAATTGTTCCAGAAGTATCTTTTTAAGAACGGGTTGGATTTAAAATTAGAAAAAAATAAAGAAATCATTAGTCGTTATATTACAGCCGAATTTGCTAGACAATTGTATGGTGAAATTTATTATTACGATACGATTCTTAAAAATGATGCAATGATTAAGGCTGTTTTAAATCCGAAAAAATAA